AGTAAGAAAAACATTATGGGGATTCATTTATaccttaaaaaaattataaatacatttgtttatattttaaaaataaagtttagaaaaaaaaaatgaataataaactaatttctattttatcaatatttaaaaatatataatttatattataatgacagcatattaaagaattatctaacaaaaataatattgaaattttgtattatatataataaaataattttgatattaataaatatataaaaaaaagtctaAAAAtggttaatttatttaataaatttaataatattaaaaatgatgaaaaaaaagttgtaaaAAGGTTAACATCATCAGTCAAATTagctgataaaaaaaaattttaccaaccaatttcagaaaaaaaatttggtaCTCAAcatgataatgaaaaaaaaagtttttttattacaaatggtggtgaaaaaaatttagaaaaaaaagtatttattagAAAGGAAGAGTTActtgaaaaaagaaaaaaaatttctccTATTCAACGTGAAGTATTTTGTAAAGGAATTGAATCaccattaaatatttttttagatatattatCATCTAAAACactacaaaatttaaaattagaatatgctgctattaaaagttatatctTTCCTGAACATACTAGAAATGCTTTTGATCATAATATGACACTTAATAAGTATAAAGATATTGTTTGTATTGATCAAACTCGGGTAAATTTAGATCCACCAGGACCTTATTATTATCATGgtaattttgtttatcaaCTTGGAATgaaacataattttatttgttgtcAGGGTCCAATGGATGATACAATTGTTGATTTTTGGAGATTAtgtattcaaaaaaaagtatcaataataatttgtctagttaatattattgagaatggtaaaaaaaaatgttccCAGTACTGGCCAAGTAATGAGGgagaaacaataaaatttaaacatattaatGTTCATTATAAATCAACAGACAACTGTGatgattcattttttataagaaattttaaagtatggATTGATGGTATTGATAACGTCACATATAGAATAAGACAAATACATTGGAAAGATTGGCCAGATAAGTCTGTTCCACCTGTCACAACTCCTGTTATGAGACTTATGAGACGTTTAAGAGATTTAAGAGCAGATGAAACAATTTTAGCACATTGTTCAGCAGGTATCGGTAGAACAGGAACATTAGTTGCGGCAGTTAtgttattttcaaaaatatctGCCAAATCTGATATTAATGTCTATGATACTGTAATGGATTTACGTAGGCAAAGGGCAGGTGCTGTTCAAACAGAGATTCAATATATTTACcttcataaaattattattgattattgtttaataattaatgttttttctGAAGCTAGAAAATCTAGtgcaattaaatttatagaaaagTATAATTCATACTATGAGTCATTGTTACAAGCAGGTTCACAACCACAAAACGGTAATTTGTTacataacttttaaaagtattactt
This Strongyloides ratti genome assembly S_ratti_ED321, chromosome : 2 DNA region includes the following protein-coding sequences:
- a CDS encoding Protein-tyrosine phosphatase, receptor/non-receptor type domain and Protein-tyrosine/Dual specificity phosphatase domain and Protein-tyrosine phosphatase, catalytic domain-containing protein, whose protein sequence is MVNLFNKFNNIKNDEKKVVKRLTSSVKLADKKKFYQPISEKKFGTQHDNEKKSFFITNGGEKNLEKKVFIRKEELLEKRKKISPIQREVFCKGIESPLNIFLDILSSKTLQNLKLEYAAIKSYIFPEHTRNAFDHNMTLNKYKDIVCIDQTRVNLDPPGPYYYHGNFVYQLGMKHNFICCQGPMDDTIVDFWRLCIQKKVSIIICLVNIIENGKKKCSQYWPSNEGETIKFKHINVHYKSTDNCDDSFFIRNFKVWIDGIDNVTYRIRQIHWKDWPDKSVPPVTTPVMRLMRRLRDLRADETILAHCSAGIGRTGTLVAAVMLFSKISAKSDINVYDTVMDLRRQRAGAVQTEIQYIYLHKIIIDYCLIINVFSEARKSSAIKFIEKYNSYYESLLQAGSQPQNGNLLHNF